One window from the genome of bacterium encodes:
- a CDS encoding M24 family metallopeptidase: MANRSFASVSNALHLGENFHHLEDAPWYGDSVYPSFSETEYRRRHGALREAMRAQGLDCLIVPGSMNNASMGYGMVWLTGHLDARALAQYVVFPLEGEPTLLCSMGGAHIWATRKAVCVKNVRAASGNFGNAMAECILGLDLARGRIGLASANSEGRANEYLPANYYLDLRKQLPEAELLFIPEILHPLMMIKSEEERAYVRKAGALCDRAIEAIAGRAAPGVAEYQLAASAAFAIQDGGGYVHLNIIGSTAMQAPALPFGNPRPSGRTLRQGDVVLNELAAGYFGYTAQIGAPICLGSPSDAMRRLHEEVAIPVFERIEACLHPGGTVEEVQEAGQFILEKGYTSRPTLIHGIDIVTCSPLVEVAHIRAKEADRIFRPGMVIMSEPNPITPDGRLGSFIGRTYIITENGHERVTNCPLELISI, translated from the coding sequence ATGGCAAACCGCTCGTTCGCATCCGTCAGCAACGCGCTGCACCTGGGAGAAAACTTCCACCATCTCGAGGATGCCCCCTGGTACGGGGATTCCGTCTATCCGTCATTCTCGGAGACCGAATACCGCCGCCGCCACGGTGCGCTGCGCGAGGCGATGCGGGCGCAGGGACTCGACTGCCTCATCGTCCCCGGCAGCATGAACAACGCCAGCATGGGCTACGGGATGGTCTGGCTCACCGGCCACCTCGATGCCCGCGCCCTCGCCCAGTATGTCGTCTTCCCCCTCGAGGGGGAGCCCACCCTGCTCTGTTCGATGGGGGGCGCCCACATCTGGGCCACGCGCAAGGCGGTTTGCGTCAAGAACGTGCGGGCCGCCTCGGGCAACTTCGGCAACGCCATGGCCGAGTGCATCCTTGGACTCGACCTCGCAAGGGGCCGCATCGGCCTGGCGAGCGCCAATTCCGAGGGCAGGGCGAACGAGTACCTTCCCGCGAACTACTACCTTGACCTCAGGAAACAGCTCCCGGAGGCCGAGCTTCTATTCATCCCCGAAATCCTCCACCCCCTCATGATGATCAAAAGCGAGGAGGAGCGGGCCTACGTCCGCAAGGCGGGTGCCCTGTGCGACCGCGCGATCGAGGCCATCGCCGGCCGCGCCGCTCCCGGCGTGGCCGAGTATCAACTGGCGGCCAGCGCCGCCTTCGCCATCCAGGACGGAGGCGGCTACGTCCACCTCAACATCATCGGCTCCACCGCGATGCAGGCGCCGGCCCTCCCCTTCGGCAACCCGCGCCCCTCGGGCCGCACCCTCCGGCAGGGGGATGTGGTCCTCAACGAGCTGGCGGCCGGCTACTTCGGCTACACCGCCCAGATCGGCGCCCCCATCTGTCTGGGGTCCCCGAGCGATGCCATGCGTCGCCTCCACGAGGAGGTTGCCATCCCCGTCTTCGAGCGGATCGAGGCCTGCCTCCATCCCGGCGGGACGGTGGAAGAGGTTCAGGAGGCGGGACAATTCATCCTGGAGAAGGGCTATACCTCCCGGCCCACCCTCATCCACGGAATCGACATCGTCACCTGCAGCCCCCTGGTGGAAGTGGCCCATATCCGGGCAAAAGAGGCGGATCGGATTTTCCGCCCCGGAATGGTTATAATGTCCGAACCGAATCCCATAACGCCGGACGGACGGCTCGGCAGCTTCATCGGCCGGACATACATCATCACCGAGAATGGCCATGAACGGGTGACGAACTGTCCCCTGGAGTTAATTTCGATCTGA
- a CDS encoding ABC transporter permease, which yields MATQQLQAAHIAATEAPSEEPPVWRQVLHSLSRNPVAFAGAIILIFMVVIALVPDWFAPYNPFDQDPQLGPKPPFFLDPATGRFHVLGTDAIGRDLLSRIIHGARVSLTVGLSTVFVAGTIGVLVGLVSGYNGGWTDTICMRIVDIFLAFPFILLALTLIAILRPSLMIVILVISIRTWIVYARVVRGAVLSIKEQEFVVGAMAAGLGPLGVMFKYILPNALPPAIVIATLSVGRMILIEASLSFLGLGVPPPSPTWGGILADGRQYIDTAWWICLFPGMAIMLTVLSANLLGDWLRDFLDPRLKTLE from the coding sequence ATGGCAACGCAACAGCTCCAGGCGGCCCATATCGCGGCGACCGAAGCCCCCTCCGAGGAGCCCCCCGTATGGCGGCAGGTCCTCCACAGCCTCTCGCGCAACCCGGTGGCCTTCGCGGGCGCGATCATCCTCATCTTCATGGTTGTTATCGCCCTGGTTCCCGACTGGTTCGCCCCCTACAACCCCTTCGACCAGGACCCCCAGCTGGGGCCGAAGCCACCCTTCTTCCTTGACCCGGCGACGGGACGCTTCCACGTCCTGGGGACGGACGCCATCGGCCGCGACCTTCTGAGCCGGATTATCCACGGCGCCAGGGTTTCCCTCACCGTCGGCCTCAGCACCGTCTTTGTCGCCGGAACCATTGGCGTGCTCGTCGGTCTCGTTTCGGGCTACAACGGCGGCTGGACCGACACCATCTGCATGCGGATTGTGGACATCTTCCTGGCCTTTCCGTTCATCCTCCTGGCCCTGACCCTGATCGCCATCCTCCGGCCCAGCCTCATGATCGTGATTCTCGTCATCTCGATCCGCACCTGGATCGTCTACGCGAGGGTCGTGCGCGGCGCGGTGCTCTCCATCAAGGAACAAGAGTTCGTCGTCGGGGCAATGGCAGCCGGTCTCGGGCCCCTGGGGGTGATGTTCAAATACATTCTGCCGAACGCCCTTCCCCCGGCGATCGTCATCGCTACCCTCTCGGTCGGGCGGATGATCCTCATCGAGGCCTCGCTGAGCTTCCTCGGGCTGGGGGTGCCGCCTCCCTCTCCGACATGGGGAGGCATCCTGGCCGACGGCCGTCAATACATCGACACGGCCTGGTGGATCTGCCTCTTCCCCGGCATGGCCATTATGCTGACCGTCCTTTCCGCCAACCTGCTCGGCGACTGGCTCCGGGACTTTCTTGACCCCCGGCTCAAGACGCTCGAGTAA